From one Planktothrix agardhii NIES-204 genomic stretch:
- a CDS encoding periplasmic solute binding protein: MLGLCWADEVQNYIEDIKMRLSVEARIVMLLWVMSIISGCNTISTPKNSVENNSSEAKQIVNETVNNVVDITVSIMPQKYFVEKIGGKNVKVNVMIPPGVDLHNYEPKPQQLQSLNDAKAYITTGIAFETAWIDRIKAANQKMLIIDSTQGIERIPAVEHHHEGAENHQAEETLDPHIWLSPKLVKIQAQSIYAGLVKIDPKRQAEYQANLNNFITELDQLDQQISQKLTPLKNRKFIVFHPAWGYFAKDYNLEQESIEVGGQEPSAAELAKLISEAKQENIKVIFAQPEFNPSSAETIAKEIGGKVIFVSDLDENWSDNLLQVSELLSQTLKP, translated from the coding sequence ATGCTGGGACTGTGTTGGGCGGATGAGGTGCAAAACTACATTGAGGACATCAAGATGAGATTGTCGGTTGAAGCCCGAATAGTAATGCTGTTATGGGTTATGAGTATAATTAGTGGTTGTAACACCATTTCCACACCAAAAAATTCAGTTGAAAATAATTCTTCTGAAGCCAAACAAATAGTAAATGAAACTGTTAATAATGTTGTTGATATTACGGTTAGTATTATGCCCCAAAAATATTTTGTGGAAAAAATTGGGGGCAAGAATGTTAAAGTGAATGTTATGATTCCTCCTGGTGTTGATTTACATAATTATGAACCCAAACCTCAACAGTTACAATCTTTGAATGATGCTAAAGCTTATATTACCACGGGGATTGCTTTTGAAACCGCTTGGATAGATAGAATTAAAGCTGCTAATCAAAAAATGTTAATTATAGATTCAACTCAAGGGATTGAGAGAATTCCAGCGGTAGAACATCACCATGAAGGAGCAGAAAATCATCAAGCAGAAGAAACTTTAGACCCTCATATTTGGTTATCTCCTAAATTAGTTAAAATTCAAGCTCAAAGTATTTATGCTGGCTTAGTCAAAATTGACCCAAAACGCCAAGCTGAATATCAAGCCAACCTAAATAATTTTATCACAGAACTTGACCAACTGGATCAACAAATTAGTCAGAAATTAACCCCGCTCAAAAACCGTAAATTTATCGTTTTTCATCCCGCTTGGGGATATTTTGCCAAGGATTATAACTTAGAACAGGAATCAATTGAAGTCGGGGGACAGGAACCTAGTGCAGCCGAGTTAGCTAAGTTAATTTCTGAAGCTAAACAAGAGAATATTAAGGTAATTTTTGCTCAACCAGAATTTAATCCCAGTTCTGCGGAAACCATAGCTAAAGAAATCGGGGGAAAAGTTATTTTTGTTAGTGATTTAGATGAAAATTGGTCTGATAATTTACTTCAAGTTTCTGAACTGTTATCACAAACTTTAAAACCATAA
- a CDS encoding cation-transporting ATPase produces the protein MMTQHSNSLISVRAFLQHYSEMMATIVCAVLVFIGWVCLQIGWLGLAFLALPIAYVIGGYGIAKDGLTTLVDDKQFDVDLLMIVAALGTATLGIWKQNYFLIIDGGILILIFALSSALESIAMEQTESNITNLMQLTSDTAWVITDQQEQQIPINQLKIGAIILVKPGERIPTDGIIISGNSSINQAAITGESISVDKTIGDQVFAGTLNENGVLQLKVHQSPESSLIHRMIQLVKQARTEVSPSQQFMEKFERNYIKVIIVTGIGLAILPPVFLGWNWETAIYRALVFFVVASPSALLASIMPTLLSGIANGARYGILFKNGAQLEKICRINAIAFDKTGTLTTGKLNIVDIIPVAGILDTELLGVALAVESLSEHPIGQAISQFALEKNIPRIAAVNVATQIGEGIIGEVNHNQIFVGKLEWIHQHNIYVSPELVEISDHLETDGKTVVWVTQNHQTLGLIAVTDTVRLEAKTLIKNLKKFGIEQVVMLTGDHQRTADSVAKQLNIDLVYANLLPEDKLTIIRQLKNRYQGVAMVGDGINDAPALGLADVGIAMGGAGNDVALETADVVLMTEQLGKIFKAIKLGHRANRVIKQNIAFSLSFMVLLLISNFFGLINMPTAIIGHEGSMLLVTLSGLRLLKS, from the coding sequence ATGATGACTCAACATTCTAATTCTCTAATTTCTGTGCGGGCATTTTTGCAGCACTATTCTGAAATGATGGCGACGATAGTTTGTGCTGTTTTAGTATTTATAGGTTGGGTGTGCTTACAAATAGGTTGGCTAGGGTTAGCATTTTTAGCCCTACCGATTGCTTATGTTATCGGGGGTTATGGCATTGCTAAAGATGGGTTAACGACGCTTGTAGACGACAAACAATTTGATGTTGATTTATTAATGATTGTAGCAGCATTGGGGACTGCGACTTTAGGAATTTGGAAGCAAAATTATTTTTTAATCATAGATGGTGGAATCCTAATTTTAATTTTTGCTTTGAGTAGTGCTTTAGAAAGTATAGCGATGGAACAAACAGAAAGCAATATCACAAATTTAATGCAATTAACCTCGGATACAGCTTGGGTAATTACCGATCAACAGGAGCAACAAATCCCAATTAATCAATTAAAAATTGGGGCTATTATTTTAGTCAAGCCTGGGGAACGAATTCCGACGGATGGAATAATTATATCTGGAAATAGTTCCATTAATCAAGCTGCAATTACGGGAGAATCAATTTCGGTCGATAAAACCATTGGTGATCAAGTATTTGCCGGAACATTAAACGAAAATGGGGTACTACAATTAAAGGTTCATCAATCTCCTGAAAGTAGTTTAATTCATCGAATGATTCAGTTAGTTAAACAAGCTAGAACCGAGGTATCTCCCTCTCAACAATTTATGGAAAAATTTGAACGTAATTATATTAAAGTTATTATTGTAACAGGTATAGGATTAGCCATTTTACCGCCCGTATTCCTGGGTTGGAATTGGGAAACAGCCATTTATCGGGCTTTAGTTTTTTTTGTGGTTGCCTCTCCCTCTGCTTTATTAGCATCAATTATGCCTACCTTATTATCAGGAATAGCAAATGGGGCAAGATATGGAATCCTATTTAAAAATGGGGCGCAATTAGAAAAAATTTGCCGAATTAATGCGATCGCATTTGATAAAACTGGAACCTTAACCACGGGAAAATTAAATATTGTTGATATCATTCCGGTGGCAGGTATATTAGATACAGAATTATTAGGAGTTGCCCTAGCGGTAGAGTCACTTTCTGAACATCCTATCGGACAGGCAATTTCTCAATTTGCCCTGGAAAAAAATATTCCCAGAATTGCCGCAGTTAATGTCGCCACTCAAATCGGGGAAGGGATTATTGGAGAAGTGAATCATAACCAGATTTTTGTAGGGAAACTAGAGTGGATTCATCAACATAATATTTATGTTAGTCCTGAATTGGTAGAAATTAGTGACCACTTAGAAACCGATGGTAAAACCGTGGTTTGGGTGACACAAAATCATCAAACATTAGGATTAATTGCTGTAACAGATACGGTGCGTTTAGAAGCAAAAACCTTAATTAAAAATCTGAAAAAATTTGGCATTGAACAAGTGGTAATGTTAACAGGAGATCATCAAAGAACAGCCGATAGTGTGGCAAAACAGTTAAATATTGATCTGGTTTATGCTAATTTATTACCGGAGGATAAATTAACCATTATTCGACAATTGAAAAATCGGTATCAAGGGGTAGCAATGGTGGGAGATGGGATTAATGATGCTCCAGCTTTAGGATTAGCTGATGTGGGAATAGCCATGGGTGGAGCGGGAAATGATGTAGCCTTAGAAACCGCAGATGTTGTGTTAATGACCGAGCAATTAGGAAAAATATTCAAAGCGATTAAATTAGGTCATCGGGCTAATCGAGTTATCAAACAAAATATTGCTTTTTCCCTTTCGTTTATGGTATTATTATTAATATCTAATTTTTTCGGTTTGATTAATATGCCCACGGCGATAATCGGACATGAAGGATCAATGTTATTAGTAACATTAAGTGGTTTACGGTTATTAAAAAGTTAG